One region of Manis pentadactyla isolate mManPen7 chromosome 9, mManPen7.hap1, whole genome shotgun sequence genomic DNA includes:
- the RCOR2 gene encoding REST corepressor 2 isoform X1 produces the protein MPSVMEKPSAGSGILSRSRAKTAPNGGHPHSEDDSSEEEHSHDSMIRVGTNYQAIIPECKPESPARFSNKELKGMLVWSPNHCVSDAKLDKYIAMAKEKHGYNIEQALGMLLWHKHDVEKSLADLANFTPFPDEWTVEDKVLFEQAFGFHGKCFQRIQQMLPDKLIPSLVKYYYSWKKTRSRTSVMDRQARRLGGRKEKEDSDELEEGRGTVSEGEPDAGDPKREPLPSRPLNARPGPGKKEAQGSQYRHHPLRTRRRPPKGMYLSPEGLTAVSGSPDLANLTLRGLDSQLISLKRQVQSMKQTNSSLRQALEGGIDPLRPPEANTKFNSRWTTDEQLLAVQAIRRYGKDFGAIAEVIGNKTLTQVKTFFVSYRRRFNLEEVLQEWEAEQDGALGAPVPMEEARRGAPLPTPALEEDDEVQITSVSTSVSRSVPPAPPPPPPPTSLSQPPPLLRPPLPTAPTLLRQPPPLQQGRFLQPRLAPNQPPPPLIRPALAASRHSARPGPQPPPALIGAPLEPPAPSL, from the exons ATGCCCTCCGTGATGGAGAAGCCGAGCGCGGGCTCAGGGATCCTGTCCCGCAGCCGGGCCAAGACGGCGCCCAACGGCGGACACCCCCATTCGGAGGATGACAGCAGCGAGGAGGAGCACTCGCACG ACAGCATGATCCGCGTTGGAACCAATTACCAGGCCATAATTCCGGAGTGCAAGCCTG AGAGCCCTGCACGCTTCAGTAACAAGGAACTGAAGGGGATGCTGGTGTGGTCACCCAACCACTGTGTGTCAGATGCCAAGC TTGACAAGTACATTGCAATGGCCAAGGAGAAGCATGGCTACAATATTGAGCAG GCACTGGGTATGCTCCTGTGGCATAAACACGATGTGGAGAAGTCATTGGCTGACCTGGCTAACTTCACCCCATTCCCTGATGAGTGGACTGTAGAGGACAAGGTGCTGTTTGAACAGGCCTTTGGCTTCCATGGCAAATGCTTCCAGCGGATCCAGCAGATG CTGCCTGACAAGCTGATTCCCAGCCTGGTGAAGTATTACTACTCTTGGAAGAAGACCCGCAGTCGGACTAGCGTGATGGACAGACAGGCTCGGCGGCTGGGGGGCCGCAAGGAGAAAGAAGACAG TGATGAGCTGGAAGAAGGACGAGGAACTGTGAGTGAGGGGGAGCCGGATGCTGGAGACCCCAAGAGAGAG CCTCTGCCCTCTCGGCCCCTGAATGCCCGCCCAGGCCCCGGGAAGAAGGAGGCCCAGGGGTCTCAGTACCGCCACCACCCGCTGCGAACCCGGCGGCGCCCACCCAAAGGCATGTACCTGAGCCCCGAGGGCCTCACTGCCGTGTCAGGAAGCCCGGACCTTGCCAACCTCACGCTTCGAGGCCTTGATTCCCAGCTCATCTCCCTCAAGCGCCAG GTGCAAAGCATGAAGCAGACCAACAGCAGCCTCCGCCAAGCCCTGGAGGGCGGCATTGATCCACTTCGCCCCCCAGAG GCCAACACCAAGTTCAACTCCCGTTGGACCACAGATGAGCAGCTTTTGGCTGTACAAG CCATCCGTAGGTATGGCAAAGACTTTGGGGCTATTGCAGAggtgattgggaacaagactcTGACCCAGGTGAAGACCTTCTTTGTGAGCTACCGGCGCCGCTTCAATCTGGAGGAGGTGCTGCAGGAATGGGAGGCCGAGCAGGATGGTGCCCTTGGAGCCCCAGTCCCCATGGAGGAGGCTAGGAGAGGGGCTCCCTTGCCAACCCCAGCCCTGGAGGAAGATGATGAG gTCCAGATTACATCTGTCTCAACATCTGTGTCCCGATCAGTACCTcctgcaccaccccctcctccacctcccaccTCACTGTCCCAGCCACCCCCACTACTGAGGCCCCCTTTGCCCACAGCCCCCACTCTGCTCCGCCAACCCCCTCCACTGCAGCAGGGCCGCTTCCTTCAGCCCCGGCTGGCTCCCAACCAGCCCCCCCCACCGCTCATCCGCCCTGCTCTGGCTGCCTCTCGCCACAGTGCCCGCCCCGGCCCTCAGCCTCCACCCGCCCTGATTGGAGCCCCCCTGGAGCCTCCAGCACCCTCACTCTGA
- the RCOR2 gene encoding REST corepressor 2 isoform X2 encodes MPSVMEKPSAGSGILSRSRAKTAPNGGHPHSEDDSSEEEHSHDSMIRVGTNYQAIIPECKPESPARFSNKELKGMLVWSPNHCVSDAKLDKYIAMAKEKHGYNIEQALGMLLWHKHDVEKSLADLANFTPFPDEWTVEDKVLFEQAFGFHGKCFQRIQQMLPDKLIPSLVKYYYSWKKTRSRTSVMDRQARRLGGRKEKEDSDELEEGRGTVSEGEPDAGDPKREPLPSRPLNARPGPGKKEAQGSQYRHHPLRTRRRPPKGMYLSPEGLTAVSGSPDLANLTLRGLDSQLISLKRQVQSMKQTNSSLRQALEGGIDPLRPPEANTKFNSRWTTDEQLLAVQEVIGNKTLTQVKTFFVSYRRRFNLEEVLQEWEAEQDGALGAPVPMEEARRGAPLPTPALEEDDEVQITSVSTSVSRSVPPAPPPPPPPTSLSQPPPLLRPPLPTAPTLLRQPPPLQQGRFLQPRLAPNQPPPPLIRPALAASRHSARPGPQPPPALIGAPLEPPAPSL; translated from the exons ATGCCCTCCGTGATGGAGAAGCCGAGCGCGGGCTCAGGGATCCTGTCCCGCAGCCGGGCCAAGACGGCGCCCAACGGCGGACACCCCCATTCGGAGGATGACAGCAGCGAGGAGGAGCACTCGCACG ACAGCATGATCCGCGTTGGAACCAATTACCAGGCCATAATTCCGGAGTGCAAGCCTG AGAGCCCTGCACGCTTCAGTAACAAGGAACTGAAGGGGATGCTGGTGTGGTCACCCAACCACTGTGTGTCAGATGCCAAGC TTGACAAGTACATTGCAATGGCCAAGGAGAAGCATGGCTACAATATTGAGCAG GCACTGGGTATGCTCCTGTGGCATAAACACGATGTGGAGAAGTCATTGGCTGACCTGGCTAACTTCACCCCATTCCCTGATGAGTGGACTGTAGAGGACAAGGTGCTGTTTGAACAGGCCTTTGGCTTCCATGGCAAATGCTTCCAGCGGATCCAGCAGATG CTGCCTGACAAGCTGATTCCCAGCCTGGTGAAGTATTACTACTCTTGGAAGAAGACCCGCAGTCGGACTAGCGTGATGGACAGACAGGCTCGGCGGCTGGGGGGCCGCAAGGAGAAAGAAGACAG TGATGAGCTGGAAGAAGGACGAGGAACTGTGAGTGAGGGGGAGCCGGATGCTGGAGACCCCAAGAGAGAG CCTCTGCCCTCTCGGCCCCTGAATGCCCGCCCAGGCCCCGGGAAGAAGGAGGCCCAGGGGTCTCAGTACCGCCACCACCCGCTGCGAACCCGGCGGCGCCCACCCAAAGGCATGTACCTGAGCCCCGAGGGCCTCACTGCCGTGTCAGGAAGCCCGGACCTTGCCAACCTCACGCTTCGAGGCCTTGATTCCCAGCTCATCTCCCTCAAGCGCCAG GTGCAAAGCATGAAGCAGACCAACAGCAGCCTCCGCCAAGCCCTGGAGGGCGGCATTGATCCACTTCGCCCCCCAGAG GCCAACACCAAGTTCAACTCCCGTTGGACCACAGATGAGCAGCTTTTGGCTGTACAAG AggtgattgggaacaagactcTGACCCAGGTGAAGACCTTCTTTGTGAGCTACCGGCGCCGCTTCAATCTGGAGGAGGTGCTGCAGGAATGGGAGGCCGAGCAGGATGGTGCCCTTGGAGCCCCAGTCCCCATGGAGGAGGCTAGGAGAGGGGCTCCCTTGCCAACCCCAGCCCTGGAGGAAGATGATGAG gTCCAGATTACATCTGTCTCAACATCTGTGTCCCGATCAGTACCTcctgcaccaccccctcctccacctcccaccTCACTGTCCCAGCCACCCCCACTACTGAGGCCCCCTTTGCCCACAGCCCCCACTCTGCTCCGCCAACCCCCTCCACTGCAGCAGGGCCGCTTCCTTCAGCCCCGGCTGGCTCCCAACCAGCCCCCCCCACCGCTCATCCGCCCTGCTCTGGCTGCCTCTCGCCACAGTGCCCGCCCCGGCCCTCAGCCTCCACCCGCCCTGATTGGAGCCCCCCTGGAGCCTCCAGCACCCTCACTCTGA